Within Mongoliitalea daihaiensis, the genomic segment TAAGGGTGAATAGAGCCCTCCCACAATAGCTTAACTCAATCCATAAATTAAATACATTTTATCCATAAAAAACTTTCATAGTTTAATCAAGTATAAAAATTATTCAATTTTAAACCTAAAATAGCTGACATCGTATCACATACCAATAAACCAACTTAAATAACCAAAATTATGAAAGCATTACTCGCCACAGCCATTTGCGCAATCTTGAGCACCGGAATGGTGCATTCGTCAGAAGATGAGTTGCGTGCATTAACAAATGTAACTGCCAAAGATCAGCGTGTGAAAGTAGCCTTGAGGGAAGGAGCAGGTAAGGTAAGAATCAGTATTCTTGATGAAAACGGACGATACTTGTACCAAAAGCGTGTGAAAGCAGATAAAGATTTGAAGTTACCTTTCAATCTTTCTCAATTGCCGGAAGGTGAATATCAGATAAAAATCAGAAGAGCGGATAATCCAGAAGAAAAATTAATCCATACCATTGTCAATAAAGCTCCACTTCCCGCACCAAACCCATTAGTTGCCTTTGGTAAAATATTGGATGATAACTCAGTAAGATTAAAAGTAATTGGCTTAGAAGAGCCGAGAGTGTCTATCAGAATCACAGATGCATTTGGAAGAAATGTTCACAGTGAATTTGTAGATCATCCAGAGGGATTCAGTAGAATTTACCATTTAAGAAATGTAGATCCATCAGGTTTAGCGATATCATTGAGAGATGCTGCAGGTAGAAGTAAAACAATTCTATTGTAATAAGTGAAAAGGGGCTCAAATGAGCCTCTTTTTTATTGCCCCTACCGATATTCAAATTCTATTTGTCGATTTAGTGGTTTATCAGTTTATTAGCAGTCCGAAAACTAAACCCAAATGACTTTATGGATATCGCATTTAACCAAAATGAAGATCAGATCAAGCAATTACTTTTTAAACTACAACACAAGTCAGAAGTAGTCAGTCTTGGCGGAGGTAAATCCCGCATAGCTAAAGAGCATGAAAAAGGAAAGTTAACCGCGAGAGAGCGTATTCAATACTTATTGGACGAAGGAAAGGAATTTTTGGAGGTGGGGGCCTTTGCTGCCGATGGGATGTACGAAGAAGAAGGCGGCTGTCCTTCGGCTGGAGTTGTCAGCATCATTGGATACGTCCAAGACCGACTGTGCATAGTAGTGGCTAATGATGCCACAGTGAAAGCGGGAGCATGGTTTCCTATGACAGCGAAAAAAAACCTGAGAGCTCAAGAAATCGCTTTGGAAAATAGGCTACCAATCATCTACTTAGTAGATAGTGCGGGTGTTTATCTCCCCATGCAAAATGAAATTTTCCCGGATAAAGAACATTTTGGTAGACAATTTAGAAACAATGCTAAAATGTCTGCTTTAGGCATTATTCAGGTAGCAGCAATTATGGGCAGCTGCGTAGCCGGTGGTGCCTACTTACCAATCATGTCTGACGAAGCCATGATTGTCGACAAGACAGGCTCCATATTCTTAGCGGGCTCTTACCTAGTACGTGCAGCAATCGGTGAAGTAGTTGATAATGAAACCTTAGGAGGTGCCACTACGCACTGCGAAATTTCAGGAGTTACTGACAACAAGTATGACAGCGATCAGGAGTGCTTAGATGCTATCAAAAACATTTTCAATAAAATAGGTCACTTTGAAAAAGCAGGATTTGATCGTAAAGAGTCTCAAAAGCCTGCTTTGGACGAAAAAGAATTATATGGTGTATTCCCTGCTGACCGTGTCAAGCCATACGATATGCTAGACATCCTCAAGCGATTAGTGGATAATTCTGAATTGGATGAATACAAAAAAGACTATGGGAAAACCTTGATTTGTGCTACTGCGAGAATTGATGGGTGGGCCGTAGGAATCGTTGCCAATCAACGGAAGATCGTCAAAAATAAAAAGGGTGAAATGCAAATGGGTGGGGTAATTTATTCCGATTCTGCTGACAAAGCCGCCCGCTTCATTATGAATTGCAATCAGCGCCGGATTCCATTGGTTTTTGTGCAAGATGTATCAGGCTTTATGGTTGGAAGCAAAGCTGAACATGGTGGAATTATCAAAGACGGTGCAAAAATGGTCAATGCCATGGCTAATTCGGTAGTTCCGAAATTCACCATCATCGTAGGCAACTCTTATGGTGCGGGAAATTATGCCATGTGTGGAAAAGCCTATGATCCACGCTTGATATACAGTTGGCCTACAGCACAAATGGCCGTAATGAGCGGAGCTTCCGCTGCCAAAACACTCCTACAAATTAAAGTTGCTTCTCTGAAAAAATCAGGTCAAGAAATTACGCCTGAGGCAGAGCAAAAATTATTGCAGGAAATTACTGACAAATATAATGAAGAGTTGAGCCCTTACTATGCTGCCTCCCGATTATGGGTTGATGGAGTGATTGATCCATTGGAGACAAGAAAAGTAATTAGTATGGGTATTGAAGCAGCTAACCATGCTCCAATTACCGAGCGATTCAATGTGGGAGTAATTCAAACTTGATTTTCTGGTTCCTAATGGAATTCATTTTACAACTTTTACGTATCTTATACAAGAATCTACCAATTCATGGATAAACTTACGGATAAAGAACTGCATGCCCTTGTTTCCCTTTTAGATGACTCTGACTGGGAAGTAAAGACACATGTGAAAGATCGCCTCGTGGCATTAGGTCAAGAGGTGATCCCTTTTTTAGAAAAAAAATGGGAAGATTGCTTCAACCCGGAATTACAACGGGAAATTGAGGAGTTGGTACACACGCTTCAATTCACCCAATTAAAAAATCGCTTACTCAATTGGAAAAACAATAAGGAACAGGATCTATTGACCGGTTTATGGTTGATCAATACCTACCAATACCCCGACTTGGAATTCAAAAAACTTCAGGCGGAGATGAATCAGATTTACTTTGAAGTGTGGACTGCATTTAAAAATGATTTACAACCTTACGAACAGGTCAAAATCATCAATTCCATTCTTTTCAACCATTTTAAATTCTCAGCAAACACCAAAAACTTTCATTCTCCCGCTAATAGCATGCTTTCCAATGTATTGGAAAGCAAAAAAGGAAATCCAATTTCCCTCTGTTCCATTTATTTATTGGTGGCACAAAAGCTAGGAATTCCTATTTATGGAGTCAATTTACCGAATTTGTTTATCTTGACCTACAAAACTGAGGATGTACGCTTCTACATCAACGCATTTAATAAAGGAGTCGTATTCACCAAAAAAGACATCAGCAATTACCTGGAGCATTTAAATATTGCCCCACAAGATGATTTCTATGAGCCCTGTACCAATACCGTCATCGTCAAAAGATTCCTGAGAAACCTTTACCTGACTTTTGAGAAATTTGGTGAAGTAGACAAAACCCAAGAAATTAAGGAATTGATAGCTATCTTAGAAAGCTGATCAAGAACCAACATAACGCAAGTTACACCCAACCGGTCTACTGGACATAGGGCTTGGACTACGCCGACTTAAGATTGCTTGAAGAGCATTTTCCAAATATTTGATACTTGCATTGGCTGCTATCTGCGGGTTATTGTCAATTGCACCCCTATAAGCTATAGATGCTCCAGTAGGGGAAAAAGTAATTACAACCACCTCAGGTAATTTTGTAATTTCAAATGATCGGGCTACTTCCTGACTGATATCCATCAAAAAAGGGAACTTCATTTCTTTGGTTTTCACCCGTTGCTGTATCTTCGCTTGCGACTCTTCATCATCCATTGCTGCCAATGGATTGATCAAAGCAAAGGATATCCCTTTAGAATCAAATTCCTGATGCAGAGCGATTAGCCTGTCTTCATACAATCGACTAAAGGGGCAATTCAACCCCGTGAAAACCAATACCACTGCTGTTTGTTGATTGAAATCTTCCAAACTTATTTCCTGCCCATCTACTGCATTTTGAAGGGTGAAGTTTTCAACTCGCTGTGCCATCAAAGTGCCTGTTGCAAGCAAAACAAGAGTACAAATGGTAAGATATCGTTTCATGGCTTTGAGTTTAGCATAATACTATCAAAAATTCTACCAGATTGTATACGTCAACACAAATTCTCCTTCATGAATGACTTTCACAGTGTAATGATGGTCCGAGAATTCCGTTCCTACAATTTTCCCTCGAATAACTGACGACTCACTAGAAAAAGCCTCCAATACAATATTGTCTTTCAAACTCACCCCTCTTTTCCCCTGACATTTAAAAATAGATTCCTTCGCAGACCAAGCAATGGTATGCAGCAATTCATCTTTTTCCAAATAATCCATTTCTTCTGTACACAGGAATTTAGGTGCCAAACGAACAATTTTTGGACGAATGTAATCTAGGTCAATCCCTACAGGCATATCTCTATGAAAAATGGCAGCTGCTAGATTTTGGGTATGTGTAAGGGAAACATATCCATATCCATCCATCGGATGAGATTTCCCAAACTCATCCTTAAAAAACCCCGGGTATGGTAAAGAAATCCCATCCAAAGCCTGCTTGACAGCCATTCGGGCACTCTTCCATTCTATTCGCTTAGAGTCACGGGAAATGTTTGCCATTGAAAGTTTCTCCCTAAAACTTAAAAAATCCATCCCATTATCCGATATCTCTTCAATATTCTTCACAGCATAGGCTGATAAAGGACTTATTTTTTCTATTTTTGTTTGCATAGGCCCTCGCGGGATTATTTATATATCGCTGCAATTTATGTTAAAAATTCAAGTTAATAAACTTCATAGCCTTACAGGCCACAATGATTGCATCTATGCATTGACAGAAGGGCCTGATCCTAGGTTCTTTTATACGGGTTCAGGAGACGGCATGGTTGTAGAATGGGATTTAGATAACCCCAAAGATGGCAAGCTGATGGCAAAAGTAGGGCATTCAGTTTATGCTTTAGAAGTAGATAAGGAACGAAACCTATTATTTGTAGGACATAATTTTGAAGGTATCCACGCCATCGATTTAGAAAACAGTAAAGAACTGTGGTCACTTAAAATCACAGATCAATCCATTTTTGATATCAAAGCTATCGGTAACGAACTTTACATAGGTAGTGGAGACGGTATTATTCATGTCATAGATATCGAACAAAGAGCTGTCAAAAAGCATATCAAGATCAGCAAAAAGAGTGTTCGAGTGCTCGCTATAGACCCCACACGGAAACAACTTGCAGCGGGTCTAAGTGATCATAGCATTAAAATCATCAACCTTTCCGACCACAGCCCAATCCATAGCTTGGATGCACATAACAATTCCGTTTTTGGCTTGGCATATGCACCTAATAAACCAATTTTAGTATCGGGCGGAAGAGATGCTTACATGAATATATGGGATACAGAACGATATTATTTACAAGAATCCATCGTCGCGCACATGTTTGCAATCAACTATATCTCTTTCAGGGAAGATGGCAAATACTATGTCACCTGTAGCATGGACAAGTCAATCAAAGTTTGGGAAGCAGAAAACCACCGACTCCTGAAGGTGATAGATAAAGCAAGATACGCAGGGCACGGAACATCCATTAACAAGGTACTTTGGAGTACCTACAATCAATCCATCATCTCTATCAGCGATGATCGTAGTATTTCAATTTGGCAAGTAGAACTTTAAAAACATGAAAATAACCGCAACCGAAATCAGAGAAAAAACCTTTGAAAAAAATTTTAGAGGATACGATAAAGACGAAGTTACCAACTTTTTAACTTCTCTCTCCAAAGATTGGGAGATGCTTCTAGAGGAAAAGGCTAAGCTAGAAGTAGAATTATCCAAAGCTCAAGCAGAAGCCAATAAGCTCAAACAGGTTGAAGAATCGCTTTTTCGTACGCTGAAAACTGCAGAGGATACAGGTGCGAGTATCATTGAAGAAGCCTCAACCGCTGCAGATGAGATTATGAGTGCAGCTAAAGAAAACTCTGAAGGTATGCTTAAAGATGCACAGAGAAAAGCTGATAAAATATTGGCTTTAGCAGAAATGAAATCCAAAGAAATACTTGAAGGCATTAAAGCGGATGTAACAGGTATGATCCGAAATTATGAGCATTTAATAGCACAGCGGGATTTAATCCTCCGAAATCTCCAAAAGTTGACCGAAGATATCCAAGATGACATAACGGTATCCAATGAAACCTTTAAAAAAGTGAACTTATCTATTTATGAGGAAATGGTTCAAAATTTCGCCAAACCAAAGACGGCCATCATCTTACCTGACGAAGAAGTCCCCCTTGAACCTGAAGTCCTAAACTCCGAGGAGGAAGTAGCTATTGAAGTCAACCTAAATGTAGACACCACTAGTCCCGAGATAACCAAGGAAACAGAAGAAGTTAAAACTGAAAGCCAAGAGACTACAGAAGCTACAATTACGGTTGAAACCCCAAAGACTCTGCATCAAGAAGTCGAAGAAAAATTGGAAAATCCCCCAATAGAGGAAACTCCAAAACAAGAAGAGGAAGCTTCAACTGAAGATCCCAAGAAAAAAGGAGGCTCATTTTTCGATCAATTTGACTAATGGGTACAGTTCGATTAGAAGGGGCTTCATTTTATGCCTACCATGGTGTCTATCCAGAAGAGAAAGTCTTGGGAAATCAATTTCTGGTGGATATTGAATTGACTTATTCCTTCAGAAAAGCAATGGAAGAAGACGCCCTGGAAGGAACAGTGGATTATGGAGAACTATACGCCATTACCTCCAAACATATGCAAAC encodes:
- a CDS encoding acyl-CoA carboxylase subunit beta, producing the protein MDIAFNQNEDQIKQLLFKLQHKSEVVSLGGGKSRIAKEHEKGKLTARERIQYLLDEGKEFLEVGAFAADGMYEEEGGCPSAGVVSIIGYVQDRLCIVVANDATVKAGAWFPMTAKKNLRAQEIALENRLPIIYLVDSAGVYLPMQNEIFPDKEHFGRQFRNNAKMSALGIIQVAAIMGSCVAGGAYLPIMSDEAMIVDKTGSIFLAGSYLVRAAIGEVVDNETLGGATTHCEISGVTDNKYDSDQECLDAIKNIFNKIGHFEKAGFDRKESQKPALDEKELYGVFPADRVKPYDMLDILKRLVDNSELDEYKKDYGKTLICATARIDGWAVGIVANQRKIVKNKKGEMQMGGVIYSDSADKAARFIMNCNQRRIPLVFVQDVSGFMVGSKAEHGGIIKDGAKMVNAMANSVVPKFTIIVGNSYGAGNYAMCGKAYDPRLIYSWPTAQMAVMSGASAAKTLLQIKVASLKKSGQEITPEAEQKLLQEITDKYNEELSPYYAASRLWVDGVIDPLETRKVISMGIEAANHAPITERFNVGVIQT
- a CDS encoding transglutaminase-like domain-containing protein → MDKLTDKELHALVSLLDDSDWEVKTHVKDRLVALGQEVIPFLEKKWEDCFNPELQREIEELVHTLQFTQLKNRLLNWKNNKEQDLLTGLWLINTYQYPDLEFKKLQAEMNQIYFEVWTAFKNDLQPYEQVKIINSILFNHFKFSANTKNFHSPANSMLSNVLESKKGNPISLCSIYLLVAQKLGIPIYGVNLPNLFILTYKTEDVRFYINAFNKGVVFTKKDISNYLEHLNIAPQDDFYEPCTNTVIVKRFLRNLYLTFEKFGEVDKTQEIKELIAILES
- a CDS encoding redoxin domain-containing protein, translating into MKRYLTICTLVLLATGTLMAQRVENFTLQNAVDGQEISLEDFNQQTAVVLVFTGLNCPFSRLYEDRLIALHQEFDSKGISFALINPLAAMDDEESQAKIQQRVKTKEMKFPFLMDISQEVARSFEITKLPEVVVITFSPTGASIAYRGAIDNNPQIAANASIKYLENALQAILSRRSPSPMSSRPVGCNLRYVGS
- a CDS encoding 4'-phosphopantetheinyl transferase family protein, with product MQTKIEKISPLSAYAVKNIEEISDNGMDFLSFREKLSMANISRDSKRIEWKSARMAVKQALDGISLPYPGFFKDEFGKSHPMDGYGYVSLTHTQNLAAAIFHRDMPVGIDLDYIRPKIVRLAPKFLCTEEMDYLEKDELLHTIAWSAKESIFKCQGKRGVSLKDNIVLEAFSSESSVIRGKIVGTEFSDHHYTVKVIHEGEFVLTYTIW
- a CDS encoding WD40 repeat domain-containing protein, with amino-acid sequence MLKIQVNKLHSLTGHNDCIYALTEGPDPRFFYTGSGDGMVVEWDLDNPKDGKLMAKVGHSVYALEVDKERNLLFVGHNFEGIHAIDLENSKELWSLKITDQSIFDIKAIGNELYIGSGDGIIHVIDIEQRAVKKHIKISKKSVRVLAIDPTRKQLAAGLSDHSIKIINLSDHSPIHSLDAHNNSVFGLAYAPNKPILVSGGRDAYMNIWDTERYYLQESIVAHMFAINYISFREDGKYYVTCSMDKSIKVWEAENHRLLKVIDKARYAGHGTSINKVLWSTYNQSIISISDDRSISIWQVEL
- a CDS encoding DivIVA domain-containing protein; amino-acid sequence: MKITATEIREKTFEKNFRGYDKDEVTNFLTSLSKDWEMLLEEKAKLEVELSKAQAEANKLKQVEESLFRTLKTAEDTGASIIEEASTAADEIMSAAKENSEGMLKDAQRKADKILALAEMKSKEILEGIKADVTGMIRNYEHLIAQRDLILRNLQKLTEDIQDDITVSNETFKKVNLSIYEEMVQNFAKPKTAIILPDEEVPLEPEVLNSEEEVAIEVNLNVDTTSPEITKETEEVKTESQETTEATITVETPKTLHQEVEEKLENPPIEETPKQEEEASTEDPKKKGGSFFDQFD
- the folB gene encoding dihydroneopterin aldolase, with translation MGTVRLEGASFYAYHGVYPEEKVLGNQFLVDIELTYSFRKAMEEDALEGTVDYGELYAITSKHMQTPVKLLEHLAHLIIEETLQMYPESQRIAVTIKKQQPAVGGLVAYSSVTVNYPEDYD